From Camelina sativa cultivar DH55 chromosome 20, Cs, whole genome shotgun sequence, the proteins below share one genomic window:
- the LOC104770112 gene encoding microfibrillar-associated protein 1-like, which produces MSVTAGVSSDAAIAVREKLRGGIGQTRVRRYWPGKAPEWAEEAEDDDDVRMQTVSVLDRAFPKNDDLGVSRKDDPRLRRLAQTRVEDRDEVRADHRRIRKAEVVSTEEEERNREDRDDDDDDDEDALEERRRIIREKNLKRAQEEAALLPLEEEDELQEEEEEEEESEYETDSEDDMPGIAMIKPVFVPKAERDTIAERERLEAEEEALEELAKRKLEIRKVETKQIVVEEVRKDEEIRKNILLEEANIGDVETDDELNEAEEYEVWKTREIGRIKRERDAREAMLREREEIEKLRNMTEQERREWERKNPKASSAQPKKKWNFMQKYYHKGAFFQADPDDEAGSAGTDGIFQRDFSAPTGEDRLDKSILPKVMQVKHFGRSGRTKWTHLVNEDTTDWSNPWTSNDPLREKYNKKMAGMDAPIAKPKGSKKMKDWET; this is translated from the exons ATGTCTGTAACGGCGGGGGTGAGTAGTGATGCTGCAATTGCTGTTAGGGAAAAGCTACGAGGTGGTATTGGACAGACTAGAGTGAGAAGGTATTGGCCTGGAAAAGCACCAGAGTGGGCTGAGGAAGCCGAAGATGATGACGATGTTAGGATGCAGACCGTTTCTGTTTTGGATAGAGCTTTTCCAAAGAATGATGATTTAGGGGTTTCTAGGAAGGATGATCCAAGGCTGCGTCGTTTAGCTCAGACCAGAGTTGAAGACCGTGACGAAGTTAGAGCTGATCATAGGCGAATTAGAAAGGCTGAGGTTGTATctacggaagaagaagaaaggaatcgAGAGGAtagagacgatgatgatgatgatgatgaagatgctttggaagaaagaagaagaataattagAGAGAAGAATCTTAAAAGAGCTCAAGAAGAGGCTGCTCTGCTTCctttggaggaagaagatgagttacaagaggaagaagaggaggaggaggagtctGAGTACGAGACTGATTCAGAGGATGACATGCCTGGTATTGCCATGATCAAGCCTGTTTTTGTACCAAAAGCTGAGAGAGATACTATAGCAGAGCGTGAAAGGCTTGaggctgaagaagaagctcttgaGGAATTAGCTAAGAGAAAACTGGAGATAAGAAAAGTTGAGACAAAGCAAATAGTGGTTGAGGAAGTTAGGAAAGATGAAGAGATACGGAAGAACATTCTGTTGGAAGAAGCAAATATTGGAGATGTGGAAACTGATGACGAACTCAATGAAGCTGAGGAGTATGAAGTCTGGAAGACAAGAGAGATTGGTAGgatcaagagagaaagagatgcaAGGGAAGCTATGTTAAGAGAGAGGGAAGAAATAGAGAAGTTGAGGAACATGACTGAGCAGGAGAGGAGAGAATGGGAGAGGAAGAATCCGAAAGCTTCATCTGCTCAACCTAAAAAGAAGTGGAACTTTATGCAAAAATACTACCACAAGGGTGCCTTCTTCCAGGCAGATCCTGATGATGAGGCAGGTTCTGCTGGGACTGATGGTATATTTCAGCGTGACTTCTCTGCTCCAACTGGAGAAGATAGGTTGGACAAATCGATTCTCCCCAAAGTTATGCAAGTCAAGCACTTTGGTCGCAGTGGAAGAACTAAATGGACTCACCTTGTCAATGAGGACACAACAGATTGGAGTAACCC GTGGACTTCCAATGATCCCCTACGCGAgaaatacaacaagaaaatggCAGGCATGGATGCTCCTATTGCAAAACCAAAGGGgagcaagaagatgaaagatTGGGAGACTTAA